A window from Prosthecochloris marina encodes these proteins:
- a CDS encoding alpha-amylase family glycosyl hydrolase — protein sequence MSSHHLEIVLNALDHVRKNGASSSYCVPNIWANNSKGKQQVCPADHYGKILEKLLSRKPAAFSKPGSTADDWTRNSFVYNLFVRLTTAFDHDSDGAIATDPLPCGFRETGTFLKSIALLPYLERLGINTIYLLPVTIPGNANKKGNLGSPYAVKNPYRIDPLLAEPALDLSAETEFAAFTQAAHHMGMRVVLEFVFRTTSVDGDWVRHHPDWYYWLEANPENGFAPESYAPPVFDPETLNTIYEKVDKNDLSKLPEPSESFKRQFTQTPETVKLSEKGARGETADGTSCVVASGFCDWPPDDKQPPWTDVAYLKLHRHESFNYIAYNTIRMYDTALDRPEYMNEELWNTIADIIPYFQKHFLINGAMIDMGHALPSKLKTTIVEKAREKNPDFAFWDENFDPSPSIKDQGFNAVFGSLPFVIQDPIYIRGLLNYLNKIGVVVPFFGTGENHNTPRVCHNLAGKAACRNRSRFIFGLATVLPAVPFIHSGMEICESKPINLGLNFTDADRKRWPSEKLPLFSTGCYDWADCNGQEPLTDFVATMLSLHKRYADIIQNGKPGFLSLPFVSSPDLFAVMRRGEGINLLFIGNSNSENNAAGYMEFHRKSFTITDMVSGTVYQVSDYRLELETGPGQCLLFEIPV from the coding sequence TTGAGCTCACATCATCTTGAAATAGTCCTCAACGCACTTGACCATGTAAGGAAAAACGGTGCATCCTCATCATATTGTGTTCCGAATATTTGGGCGAACAACTCCAAAGGGAAACAGCAGGTCTGTCCGGCCGATCATTACGGAAAAATCCTTGAAAAACTTTTATCGCGCAAACCCGCTGCGTTTTCGAAGCCCGGCTCAACTGCAGACGATTGGACACGCAACAGCTTTGTTTACAACCTGTTCGTTCGTCTTACCACAGCATTCGATCACGACAGTGACGGAGCTATAGCAACCGATCCGCTCCCTTGTGGTTTTCGTGAAACCGGTACATTCCTTAAATCAATAGCCTTATTACCTTATCTCGAACGCCTCGGGATCAACACGATTTACCTTCTTCCGGTAACAATACCGGGCAATGCAAATAAAAAAGGCAACCTTGGCTCTCCCTATGCCGTAAAGAATCCGTACCGAATCGACCCTTTGCTGGCGGAACCCGCCCTCGATCTTTCCGCTGAAACAGAGTTCGCCGCCTTCACACAAGCCGCTCACCACATGGGCATGCGGGTCGTACTTGAATTTGTATTCAGAACAACTTCTGTTGACGGCGATTGGGTAAGGCATCATCCCGATTGGTATTACTGGCTCGAAGCAAATCCGGAAAACGGTTTCGCCCCGGAATCATATGCCCCTCCTGTTTTTGATCCGGAAACACTCAACACCATCTATGAAAAAGTAGATAAAAACGACCTTTCCAAACTACCGGAACCGTCTGAATCGTTCAAGCGACAATTCACCCAAACGCCCGAAACCGTAAAACTCTCTGAAAAAGGAGCTCGAGGCGAGACTGCCGACGGAACTTCCTGTGTCGTGGCCAGCGGGTTCTGTGACTGGCCCCCTGATGACAAACAGCCCCCTTGGACAGATGTCGCTTATCTGAAATTGCACCGGCACGAGTCGTTCAACTACATCGCTTACAATACGATACGAATGTACGATACTGCGCTCGACCGTCCGGAATATATGAATGAAGAACTCTGGAATACCATTGCAGATATTATCCCCTATTTTCAGAAGCACTTTCTGATCAACGGGGCAATGATCGATATGGGACACGCTCTTCCCTCCAAGCTGAAAACCACCATTGTTGAAAAAGCACGAGAGAAAAATCCTGATTTTGCGTTCTGGGACGAAAACTTCGACCCCTCTCCCTCTATCAAGGATCAGGGGTTCAATGCTGTCTTTGGCTCCTTACCGTTTGTGATTCAAGATCCGATCTATATCAGAGGGCTGCTTAATTACCTGAACAAAATAGGTGTGGTCGTACCTTTTTTCGGAACCGGCGAAAATCACAACACTCCGAGGGTATGCCACAACCTTGCCGGGAAAGCGGCCTGCAGGAACCGATCAAGATTCATATTCGGCCTCGCAACGGTTCTCCCTGCCGTACCGTTCATTCATTCCGGTATGGAAATCTGTGAGTCGAAACCGATAAACCTCGGGTTGAACTTTACCGATGCGGACAGAAAGCGATGGCCCTCTGAAAAGCTGCCTCTTTTCAGTACAGGCTGCTACGACTGGGCAGACTGCAACGGCCAGGAACCCCTCACGGATTTTGTCGCGACCATGTTATCTTTACACAAAAGATATGCCGATATTATTCAAAACGGCAAACCGGGGTTCCTTTCGCTGCCTTTCGTCTCTTCCCCGGATCTGTTTGCGGTCATGCGCAGAGGCGAAGGAATCAACCTTCTTTTCATCGGAAACAGCAACTCGGAAAATAACGCCGCAGGCTATATGGAATTTCATCGGAAAAGTTTTACGATAACCGATATGGTTTCAGGAACTGTTTACCAGGTATCCGATTACAGGCTGGAACTCGAAACCGGACCCGGGCAGTGTTTGCTTTTCGAAATTCCCGTTTAA
- a CDS encoding carbohydrate kinase family protein, whose translation MSILVVGSLAFDDIETPFGRSDNTLGGSSTYIALSSSYFSDEIKLVGVVGNDFEDNHFRLLHNNGIDTKGLQVIDNGKTFRWSCRYHYDMNTRDTLDTQLNVFADFNPHIPLQYREAKYVCLGNIDPELQMKVLDQVSNPELVILDTMNFWIEGKPEELKKTLERVDIFILNDSEARLLSGDPNLVKSARIIRNMGPKTLIIKKGEHGALLFTDNGIFAAPAYPLESIYDPTGAGDTFAGGFLGHLARAGEINDTELRKAVLYGSAMASFCVEKFGTEKLANLELLEIEDRYQSFLDLSKIEE comes from the coding sequence ATGTCTATTCTTGTCGTTGGTTCTCTGGCTTTTGATGATATCGAAACTCCTTTTGGCCGGTCGGACAACACCCTGGGCGGTTCATCCACCTATATCGCCCTTTCGAGCAGCTACTTCTCTGATGAAATCAAACTTGTCGGTGTAGTTGGCAATGATTTTGAGGATAATCATTTCCGTCTCCTGCACAACAACGGTATCGATACCAAGGGACTTCAGGTCATTGACAACGGCAAAACTTTCCGCTGGAGCTGCCGGTACCATTATGACATGAACACGCGGGACACCCTCGACACCCAGCTCAATGTATTCGCAGATTTCAACCCGCATATCCCTTTGCAGTACCGCGAAGCAAAATACGTCTGCCTCGGCAACATCGATCCGGAACTGCAAATGAAGGTACTCGACCAGGTTTCGAATCCCGAACTCGTGATCCTCGATACCATGAACTTCTGGATAGAAGGAAAACCCGAAGAGTTGAAAAAAACGCTCGAGAGGGTTGATATTTTCATTCTCAACGACAGTGAAGCCCGACTCCTCAGCGGCGATCCGAACCTTGTCAAATCGGCAAGAATCATCAGAAATATGGGACCGAAAACATTGATCATAAAAAAAGGAGAGCATGGTGCGCTTCTCTTTACCGATAACGGCATCTTTGCAGCGCCTGCATATCCTCTGGAATCAATCTATGATCCAACCGGTGCAGGAGATACATTCGCCGGAGGGTTCCTCGGACACCTGGCAAGAGCAGGAGAAATCAACGACACGGAACTCCGTAAAGCAGTCCTTTACGGAAGCGCCATGGCAAGCTTCTGCGTTGAAAAGTTCGGGACTGAAAAATTAGCAAATCTCGAACTGCTCGAAATTGAAGACCGTTACCAGAGCTTCCTCGACCTCTCTAAAATCGAGGAATAA